ATCAGCCGAAAGTGTATGAGGAAGAAATCAAGCCGGCCCTTTCCCCTGGAAAAGCACTTGCATTCGCCCACGGCTTCAATATCCATTTCCATCAAGTCGTTCCGCCGGAAGAGGTTGACGTCTTCCTTGTCGCACCAAAAGGACCGGGGCATCTTGTCAGACGAACGTTTGAAGAAGGGGCCGGGGTACCTGCCCTCTTCGGGGTATATCAGGATGCAACAGGTCAGGCGGCGGAACTCGCACTCGCGTATGCAAAGGGAGTCGGGGCAGGCCGCGCAGGAATCCTTGAGACATCCTTCCAGGAAGAAACGGAAACCGATTTGTTCGGTGAGCAGGCAGTCCTTTGCGGCGGGGTCACATCCCTTGTAAAAGCAGGATTTGAAACCCTTGTCGAAGCAGGGTATCAAAAGGAAGTCGCCTATTTCGAATGTTTACATGAGCTGAAGCTGATCGTCGACCTGATGTATGAGCAAGGGTTGGAAGGGATGCGCTATTCGATCTCCGACACGGCTCAATGGGGAGATTTCGTTTCAGGTCCACGGGTCGTGAATGAAGAAACGAAAGCCCGCATGAAGGAAGTATTGACGGATATCCAAACAGGAAAATTTGCGAAGGGATGGATCCTGGAGAATCAGGCGAACCGTCCGGAATTCAACGCCATCAACCAGCGTGAAAGCAGACACCCGATCGAAGTCGTCGGGAGGGAGCTTCGTAAAATGATGCCGT
The nucleotide sequence above comes from Bacillus sp. KH172YL63. Encoded proteins:
- the ilvC gene encoding ketol-acid reductoisomerase — protein: MVKVYYNGDVNEEVLKGKKVAVVGYGSQGHAHAQNLKESGFDVVVGLRKGKSWDQAEKDGFDVYPVREASEQADVIMVLLPDEHQPKVYEEEIKPALSPGKALAFAHGFNIHFHQVVPPEEVDVFLVAPKGPGHLVRRTFEEGAGVPALFGVYQDATGQAAELALAYAKGVGAGRAGILETSFQEETETDLFGEQAVLCGGVTSLVKAGFETLVEAGYQKEVAYFECLHELKLIVDLMYEQGLEGMRYSISDTAQWGDFVSGPRVVNEETKARMKEVLTDIQTGKFAKGWILENQANRPEFNAINQRESRHPIEVVGRELRKMMPFVQKPSKKEKEVVASANH